The following proteins come from a genomic window of Chiroxiphia lanceolata isolate bChiLan1 chromosome 16, bChiLan1.pri, whole genome shotgun sequence:
- the RPS15A gene encoding 40S ribosomal protein S15a, with protein MVRMNVLADALKSINNAEKRGKRQVLIRPCSKVIVRFLTVMMKHGYIGEFEIIDDHRAGKIVVNLTGRLNKCGVISPRFDVQLKDLEKWQNNLLPSRQFGYIVLTTSAGIMDHEEARRKHTGGKILGFFF; from the exons aTGGTGCGCATGAACGTCCTGGCAGATGCTCTCAAGAGCATCAACAACGCAGAGAAACGTGGGAAGCGCCAGGTCCTCATCCGGCCGTGCTCCAAGGTGATCGTCCGCTTCCTCACCGTGATGATGAAGCACG GTTACATCGGTGAATTTGAGATAATTGATgaccacagagctgggaagatTGTTGTCAACCTCACAGGCAGACTCAACAAG TGTGGTGTAATCAGTCCCAGATTTGATGTTCAGCTGAAGGATTTGGAAAAGTGGCAGAACAACCTGCTGCCTTCACGTCAGTTTGG GTACATTGTACTGACAACCTCAGCTGGCATCATGGACCATGAGGAGGCGAGGCGAAAACACACAGGAGGCAAAATCCTGGGGttctttttctaa